TTGTCCTTCCTGAGGGACTCCAAGTAGGCCACCTGATTCTTAAAGCACTTTGATTGGCATTTTGCTATCTTTGCACTTGCACTGGATAAGTTGATATTGACATAAGCTACTGCACCTTATTGTAAGATGGCACAAGCCTCTTTgcaacattaaacatgtttcaaCCAACATGTTGGGCTGAAGTcttcagtcatttttctgtgtgacacaaagaaaagacaagGCAGCAGATGCCTTTAACTTTCCAATCTTATAGAACagttctcattaaaaaaaacccatactCAATCAGTCCATTGTAATTCTTTCAATATACAATGTTGTCCACAAGATGTAGCTATTGCTTTAGGAATAAAATAGGAATTGATGAAGAAATCTGCCATGACACACAAcgtctgaatacatttttcagtcaaAGGCCCAAACAGCCCAAGGGCAGTCTGTCAGGGGGTGTGTTCTCATTCACAAACCGGAAATGTTGCGAGTGTAAATCTGAGGGCGGCAGCCTCATTCCTCTCATTGTAACAACATGACTGGTAGAGGGAGACCACGCAAGGCTAAGAGTCCTGACACTAAATGTGCCAAGAGCCCAACTAGAGctgaggaaacaaaacaaggatCTCTGCCCAGATGTTCAGGAGGAGCCAAAGAAGAGAAGCAGAATGGCACTACGAAAGAACAGAAACCAAAGAAAAGGCAGCAGAAAAAGCCAAACCACAACGAGGAGAAGCCATCTGTGCAGAGCACCCAAAGCGAAAAGACCACTAAACATTTCACAGAAGAGATTGGCAAGCAGCAAAAGACATCTACAGACAGCACAAAGGCCCCTGTCCAGGGCACAAAAGCCAAAAACTATGCTAGGAGGGCCAAATCACCAGAACAATTCACAGAGGAGACAATGAAGGTACAGCCAGTTTTGCCAAAGTGCACCACAGTGGATCCTGTAAAGAccacaaaagcaaaaacatgtgGTAAGAAGGCAAAATCAATGGAACAATTTACAGATAAAATGCAGCCAGAGATACCTAAGGCCTCTGTACAGGTCACAAAAGCGAAAACTTGTGCTGGCAGAACCAAATCACCAGAAAATTTAACAGAGGAGACAACGAAGAAGCGGCAAAAGTCATTTAAGAGCACCAGAGAGGCTTGTGAACCACAAGACAAGTGTAAAGACAAAGCTGGAGTGGACTCAATCCTCTACACAACTCTGGATACATTGAAGATTAAGAAGGACGAAAGATCAGATGCAGCAAAAGTCATTAATAACATTGTAAGAAGTATAAGGGAGCATTTGAAAAAGAACTCTCTATCCTTTAAAGAGGTACAAGAACCACTACGTACTGGAAGTTACTATGAAAATCTAAAGGTGAGTCACTTCAGTCAGAGTTCCCTCAAACAAACGCTAGATCCCATTACGCTTAATGCAGAAAGTGTGAGTATGAGTGTCAATTGTAGTTTTATGACTTGTGGTGTATTacactgatgtttttgtgtgtacagaTTTCTAATCCTGATGAATTTGATGTCATGCTGCCAATACCTGTTGACCGAGTGGACATTGAACCATTTGGAAATGACGGAGCCTTTTACAGCGTGGCATTAAAACGCGGCAAGAGTCCGCTGACCAAATTTCAGCAAGAGACCGGCATTTTATCTGCCAGTGAAATGCTCAAAGAGTTCAGGGAAGAAGTAACGAAATGTGTCAAGACATTTAAAGGCAAGTACTGAAATTAGTGCTTTTTAATTGTTGGGAAATTAGTTGGTCAAATGCAGTTTGGGAACCAGTCAGTGTGGCTAGCAGAGTAAAAATACCCTGTGATCaaacaagcagcagcaacaccTTCCAGTGTTTTTGTGAATTATGGAGATGCATGATATGTTTGGCGCCATCTGAACACTATTTTCAGCATATGATCAACAAAGGATCTTATTTAATCAAACATTAATCTTACTGCTCTGTGCATTAGCACTTGAGCTTATCAAAATTTGACATTACTGAAGTTTGCATGACAGCTACAATCACCATAGATATCATGCTGTGTTTCGCCTTGACTTTTGTCTTGGATGAGAATATGTGTCAAAGAAagaaatcttttaaaatgtctgacATGTCTGGTGACACTGCATATAGAGTAGGCTCTATAATAACAAATAGATATAGAATTTAAGTGTTTGTTCAATGTTTATTCTTTCAGAATGGGAGatgacaagaaagaaaaaaggctgCCCTGCAGTGACCCTGACCACAGAAGTTAATTCAGTTACCATCTCActggatgttgttctctgtcTAGTGGTTAAATCAAGCTGGCCAGCTTTCACGAAGGATGGCTTTAAAATAGAGGGCTGGCTGGGAACTAAAATGAGGCAGCAATACAAGTACCAACCATATTACCTTGTCCCAAAATATGAGGGCAAGGGTACTGCGGAAAGTGATGGGGTCCTTGCTAAAGGTAAATGTAACTTCTCTCAGTCAGTAAACTGAAATTAGATTGTGATTAATAGAAATGACCCACTGGCTCTTTACATATATACTAGGTCTAAATAATTTCTCAGTGAGGTATGGTTTATATTAACACTGACATATAATCAGAGAATACTGAATTCTGAGAGGCTATAGCAGCTGGCTTGGGCATTAACATACCAACACACTATGTAAGCAATCAGAGATCTCACAAGTTGCATCAGTTGCCCAATACTGCATCTTGAACTGATCATTTTGACAGCTACTAGATTTGTTTATGACAAGCTCATACCTAGAGAAATAAGAGTACAACAGTTTTTAACAGGAGAGATCTGGCATATACACGTTTACAATACTTGCCATTTTACATGCTTTTCCATcttcatgttattttttcaaaatctttCATTAATGAAGACTAGAAGAATGAGAAGCTTGAGTATTTTGTCTTCTATAACACACAGATGTTTGGCGGGTTTCATTCTCTCACGTTGAGAAGGCCATACTGAAGAATCATGGATCAGAGAAGACATGCTGTGAAGAAGCCGGAGTTCGCTGCTGCAggtcagattttattttttgaatgaaaaatgaggCAGTGAGTACTCTGACATAATTATTCCTGAGGTGAAAGTACAACACTACAGATTTTAATTTATCCAATTCCTCTCATTTCCAACACatagaaaatagaaacaaactTAGACCAAAATATTATGTATATTGTAAATTATGATTATCCTCAAGGTAAGATCATTCATCAATCAAATCCTCCAAAGCTGTTCCTTTGTCTTTGCATGCAGGAAGGACTGTTTGAAGCTCCTAAAGCACCTCCTCGGTCTGCTGAAGGAAAGAGGCTCATTTGACAAGTTCTGCTCCTACCACGCCAAGACCACGCTCTTGCATGCCTGCTGCTCTAGAACTAGAGACACTGATTGGCAGGCCTCAAGTCTGAGTCACTGCTTTCAGATGCTCCTTAAAGATTTTGAAGACCACCTGGACAAAGGTGTTCTCTACAACTTCTTCATCCCAACACAGAACCTGCTGTCTGGTCTTAACCAGGAAAAGTGCAGAAGTCTGGCTAAATGTATCAAGGATCAACGGAACAATGGCTTTCCTATTTTCAAGTGAAAACCTCACAACAAATATAGAGTCACTGGCTTGTAACTGTTCAAGGTCAACCCAATAGTCTCTGAAGCATCCTGCATGTGGAAATTTGGCTATTAAACCCAGGGTCATCTTTCAAGTAGGAAAGCATTATTAAAGTGCCTTTAATGtcataatgtaatgtttttaccAAGTTTATTTCCCTGTAAGCCTTTTCTTAATTGATGTCTTGTCATTGCTCATACTGTTGTcttatatttattgtttattaaatAGTTTATACCTCCTCTCAGGATGATTTTACAAAGTCAAAGAAATTAAAAGATTGAACCTACCAAACTGTGCCAATTTATACTTCTATTACTCTGTtatatttatgacatttttaatagCATTGcaggattcattttaaaaataatttgaatttattGACTGACTTTATTTACTTACATGTTTGCCTATGATTTTGCATCTCATACTTAATTTGTCTCCTGCTTTCACATTTACAATTTCCATTTTGTGCTCCCTTAAACTTAATAGCGTCTCCCTTTAGCTTACAGATGTGGAAGCAATGTGCTGCCTAAAAATTAAATCCATACAACCAGCAGCAAGAGCTTTGATTGGCCAGCATTTGAGCTCTGACCCTACACAGGCTAAAGTCAAATGTACAGAACAGTTGACAAAGCATTTATTTCTAAAGGCATATGAAGTATTTGGTAATGAGAGCTTGTACTAGAGGGAGTGCATCATTTTAATCACCAAGTTAATAATTTCCTAAACAGTTTTATTCTCTATAATGGTGGTTTATTGTAAACACTGAGTAATAAAATTCAGATAAACATCCAGGTAGATAAGTTTCATTCTATATAAGTTTCATTACTAACATCACAGGTAATCAACTGTCATGTATAACAGATGAGGGCaaagtacagaaaaaaaaagaacaaagactTACAGACGATGAAACCTTTGACTTGGTAAACAGGTTATTTCCTTGGAGGCATTATGTCAAATGAAAGCTGCTTTACAAACACCTGACTACTACCACAGGCAAACATTTCTATTGTTTATTACAAAGTATGGCATTCACACTTCATGGAAGCTTTTTAAGCCACGTTATTAAACTTAGACTTAATCAAGCAGGAAGTGTATCAATACTTCTGCCCTTCACTTCATCAAACCCAAATTACAACTCATCTTGATAGGAAATGTACCTTGAAATGTCATCTTACCTGAGCGAGTTGCCACACCTTCTTAAACATCAAATTCAAGGACTTTTCAACGACTTTCCAGGACCGAATTCCCTCAAATTGAAAGACCTAACACAGCATAGTTTGAGACAcaaattaattacttttacaacACAGAATTTTTATAATGAGAACTAGCAGGATTTACAGAAGCACACAGACTATGTGGTCTCATATATAAATTCAAGCACTTTCAATGACATAAGTCTATTTATGTATACTTTCAAAAACTTTCAAGACcttgattttttcccccctcaaaTTTACAAACTTTCAAGGATTTCAAGGACCTGTGGGAACCCTACCTGAGGCTGAGATGACGGGCATCCATACGCATCACAGAAGCTGATTCTGTGAAATTCACACTTCTGAAACGACAACATGAACAAATCAACCTACAGGacttttcaatttaatttgatGCTACAACGGTCATATATTCATATTGCTATGATTAATAGACACCAATGGTTCCCTGGAAGGTAGACAGTGCACATTCAAAAATCTAAAGCAATGTAATGCACTGGAGAATGAACAGCAGCATTAAGAAAATGTTATGTTGAGCTCAGCCTAATAAGCGTGTGAAATATACCATTTTATGGGAACTTAAAACCAAGTTTCTTGTTTTGACTTCCTGCTTGGATTTTTTCCCTCTCACATCTCTTCTGGTAAATTTTACATGGTCAGCAGTGCAAAGTAACTTCTTGTCCATGTACTGTAGGCTATTGAACCTgatgcatcacttcctgtggaaaaatacattttgtcattaaagaacaatgtttttctcttctacatttttttaggacaataaaaactcaaataGTTCTAATGTTTACCTTTGGCATCTCTTGGGCCACATTTTCCCATGATTGTGGAGGGATGAATATTGTACaaagcagatttaaacattatggTATCATGCAGTACCAAGCCAATAAAACATATACTAGGTGCCATGTCTCtttaaaagtaaagtttattATACAGTTTCTTCCTGCCCAAAATCAAAAGATTACATAACTGTcataaattgtacattttaaacatctttaTAACAGGACAACATAATGAGGTGTAACAGCCTCTAAATTATAATGGATGGCATTacaaaacaaaccaaccagCAAATTACATTGttaatcaaaaatataaatacaaaaagaaatgaTGACAGAGGGTTTCAGCTCCTGCTCCATcctgttgacaaaaacaaatcagaaaataatcaatgttAGTCCTTAattattaaatacaaatatcaaacaaacaCCTTAATTCTATTACTGTCTATTTAACAGCTGGTCTTAAAGATTCTTGTGTCAAAATATTTGATATGATGCAATTTTAAGTTGCAAACCAAATTGGCAAACTTGAACATAAAAGTTTGTACCTGTTAATCCATACATCCATCTAAGATGGATGTAGAGGTCTTATGTAAACCTGTGAGGGAAACTTTGTGGTTGTGTGGACTTACATGGAAAATTAGGGATTAGAATCCCCAATTCTGGCTTCGATCCCtgcctcctctccctccaccaTCTCTTCTCCCccatccacctccaccaccacctccacctccacccctccCCTGTCCTCCCCTTGGATTGCacatctccttctccctcttgtGCTTCTCATATCTTTCTGCCATAAGCACCAGCTCTTCAGGGACCTCCTGCAACAGTGTTCACAAAGGTTACTATGCtttgtattacattattttaaagatcaatttaaaaaataacaataaaaaaatcaataaattcaAACAACATAAGGCAGATAcataatgtgattattttcactatcaattaatctgataattattttcttaattaagcGATTAACCATTTTGTCAGtgccagaaaatggtgaaaaatgttcctCGTAATTTCAGTTGTTGTGAATGCGTGAAGTTGATATTCAAATTGTTACTTTTGTGCGATCAACAGTCAAAAAGCCAAAAACATTCACCACACTTTCAACAACCAGTGaattctttgcttttttttgcataaaaaaacttaaaacaattaattatcaaaatagttgcagatttatGTTTTGTCTATCAATTAAGAAGTTAACTAATCATTACATCTCTTTATGTGAATACCTGATATTTCTAGAACTCTGATAGAATTAAAAATCTGGTAGAAAAACAATATCATCATAAAATGATGCATCACACTGATGCATCATAAATGTTCTAACTTGTCCTGCTCGCTCCAGGATGGGAATCAGCTCAGGGGCCATCCTCCAGTTTTCTCTCGTAACCAGGGTAACAGCAGCACCTGAACGTCTGGATCATAGATGCATCgacataaaaaatgttttaaaaacccAAGAGAATGCAGAATACTGTCCTTTTActgacaaatagatttatttacacacacacacacacacacccttaccCTGCTCTGCCAGTGCGGCCCACACGATGAACATACTCCTCTATGTTTCGTGGGAAGTCAAAGTTGAAGACGTGTGTAATGTCATGGACATCCAACCCTCGAGATGCCAAGTCTGTAGCGACCAGAATACGAACTcgacctgaaaaaaaaaaaaaaaaatacagttattCTCAATTTGATCCTTCAGCCTTTGTGGTAGCTCCTAGGATTGAAGGTAAGAGCACCAGTTCAAAACCAAAATTTCATCCTCTGATAGGCACGGAGAGAgaatatttatcttttaaacCATATTTCCTTTCCTGCTACTTACTGTCTTTAAAATCCTTGAGAGCTTCTTCACGGTCACACTGCTCACGGTCTCCATGGAGACTCTGTACAGCCAGACCCTGCAGACACATGTCACTGGACAGGTCATCAGCCCTGAGATTGCATGCAAATccagacacaaacatacacaaaggGAATTAGTAGAGGTGGTTGGCACTGCGAAAGTCAAAATAACTTGGTATTTACCAGCAACTGTGGGTTGTagataaaacaattttttttaaaaaccccaCGATTTTCTCCCCTGCCTACAAGCAATATTTTAGTGACTGACTCCACGCTCACATGAGCTTCTTGCCAACAAAGATGAGGACTTTATCCTGGGGGTGCATGTTTCTGATGAAGTCAAACACGTAggactttttttcctcttcatgtACGATCAACACTGTCTGCTGCACCGTGTTAACTGCCTGAGAcccagagaaacacagaaagtgTTATAAGTATTCAAGAGTACACAGCATCTGAAATTCACCTTTTAGgaaacattaaaactaaaaaaagactCTCTGAATGTTACCAACCAGtgtattaaatgttcatttattcaAAGACAGAATCCAAAACATTTACTGTGTTTGAAAACGATGCCTCAGACTTTGCGTTTCCAGTCACCATACCAAGTAAGAGATTAACACTGTTCAGTTTCACTTACTGCCAAGTCCAGGGTGCCCACGTAAACCATCATGGGATTCTTTAGGTAAGATTTGGCTAATCGTCTCACACCAGTGGGCCAGGTGGCACTGAAACAGCCAACAGGTAGGCAGGAGAGAGTTTAGAAAGGAAATTAGttctatactgtacattcaacATCTCAAAGACTATCTCCACAGCATTTCTCTGAGAACAGTGTAACAAAGTCAATGAACGCAGGATTTCAtttgctttaaatgtttaatgatttCTTCTGAGTTTCATTTCCTTCACTACTTTTCTTTGTGAAGTGTGCATCAATTATACGCAGCTGTGGTACAGAATATATGACTTTTCTATTTAGACAGTTACATTTTGTGAAACACAGCGTGTATGATGTATCCATTTCATGAGAAAATTAACATCCTGTCCAAGCATGCGATGACAAACCTGGTCATGACAGTCTGTCGGTCTGGGCGGATGTCCAGGAGAATCTTCGTTATCTGGGGTTCAAAGCCCATATCTAGCATTCGGTCTGCCTCATCCAACACCTTTTCCCAATGATCACAGCACATATTAAAGTCTGGACTTTCACTCATAACATTTATggagaaaacagacaaacacaaacttttgGTCAGTTGGTTCTCACCAACATCAGCAGAACTGAGCAAACAGAATGAGCCACTGAGAGTGCTTTTGCTAGAGGTGTCATTTACTGGCATAAACAGTGCCATAAATGTATGTGCCAATAGT
This genomic stretch from Thunnus albacares chromosome 14, fThuAlb1.1, whole genome shotgun sequence harbors:
- the cgasa gene encoding cyclic GMP-AMP synthase, whose protein sequence is MTGRGRPRKAKSPDTKCAKSPTRAEETKQGSLPRCSGGAKEEKQNGTTKEQKPKKRQQKKPNHNEEKPSVQSTQSEKTTKHFTEEIGKQQKTSTDSTKAPVQGTKAKNYARRAKSPEQFTEETMKVQPVLPKCTTVDPVKTTKAKTCGKKAKSMEQFTDKMQPEIPKASVQVTKAKTCAGRTKSPENLTEETTKKRQKSFKSTREACEPQDKCKDKAGVDSILYTTLDTLKIKKDERSDAAKVINNIVRSIREHLKKNSLSFKEVQEPLRTGSYYENLKISNPDEFDVMLPIPVDRVDIEPFGNDGAFYSVALKRGKSPLTKFQQETGILSASEMLKEFREEVTKCVKTFKEWEMTRKKKGCPAVTLTTEVNSVTISLDVVLCLVVKSSWPAFTKDGFKIEGWLGTKMRQQYKYQPYYLVPKYEGKGTAESDGVLAKDVWRVSFSHVEKAILKNHGSEKTCCEEAGVRCCRKDCLKLLKHLLGLLKERGSFDKFCSYHAKTTLLHACCSRTRDTDWQASSLSHCFQMLLKDFEDHLDKGVLYNFFIPTQNLLSGLNQEKCRSLAKCIKDQRNNGFPIFK